The sequence AAGGGGTTCTTTCTGATCTTCTTACTGTCCCTGCCCGTGCTGTTGACCATCAGCGACGTGGTTCACCGGCTTCTGGTGGGCATGAAACTTCCGCCCTGGTACACCCTTTTCGGCCTGCTCAACCTGATTCCCAGGCGGCTTGGCGGAAGGGGCGGCAGTTCCTTCAAGGGTGGCGGCGGCGGATTCGGGGGCGGCGGCGCTTCCGGAGGCTGGTAAAAAAACAAGGACAACCCATGCGCAACGCGGAAACATTTCTTACTCAGGCGGAACAGGACTCGCTCGTCGAGTGCGTCAAGAAGGCCGAATCCTCGACCTCCGGCGAGATCGTGCCGGTCATCGCGACCATGAGCTACGAGTACCCGAGGGCCGGGCTCATCGGCAGCCTCATCTTCGGAGCGCTCGCAGCCGTGGCCCTGACTCTGGCCTTGGGGCGCGAGGACATGTGGGTCTTCCTGGCCCTGTTCCTGGCATTGTTCTTCTGTTTTTCCCGCCTGTTCGACGCCATCCCGGTCCTCAAGCGCCCGTTCATCTCCAAACGCGAGATGCACGAGGAAGTGGCCGAGGCGGCCTTTACCGCCTTCCATGCCCACGGTCTGCACAACACCCGCGACAAGACCGGCATCATCCTCTACGTCTCGGTTTTCGAGCGTTCGGTACAGGTCCTGGCCGACAAGGGGATCAACGATCTGGTCAACCCCC is a genomic window of uncultured Pseudodesulfovibrio sp. containing:
- a CDS encoding TPM domain-containing protein, producing MRNAETFLTQAEQDSLVECVKKAESSTSGEIVPVIATMSYEYPRAGLIGSLIFGALAAVALTLALGREDMWVFLALFLALFFCFSRLFDAIPVLKRPFISKREMHEEVAEAAFTAFHAHGLHNTRDKTGIILYVSVFERSVQVLADKGINDLVNPLAWEEVVTMVTSGIRAGKPGEALCKGVTRCGEMLTERFPIKSDDTDELPNLIIEKAD